From a single Syngnathus scovelli strain Florida chromosome 2, RoL_Ssco_1.2, whole genome shotgun sequence genomic region:
- the lrrfip1b gene encoding leucine-rich repeat flightless-interacting protein 2 isoform X1 — protein MGTQGPGRKRLPNQEKMTAEDDALQQIARDAEARLAARRTARAEAREIRMKELEKQHKEKYYGLDYKWGRIEQWMEDGERYSRHSRRIASLSDDEERMSVGSRGSLKVTTLHQSIPGSSSSSSLLSHIFSFTSPFWHTSLSHLLSSFYPCTCSSFLPSQPSDYSSFLGSGSRASSRTSSARASPVVEERLDRDFLDRGSRTALNLSAATLSSLGGASSRRGSCDTSVSVEMEASIREMKDSVAEAEEKYRRAMVSNAQLHNDKSTLMYQVETLREDLSDMEELLWEARRHADERTKAYERERDCHILLQFQFKEMNETMRRSEELLMEVSQLREQTHAYAQEVSDLQEALQWKEKKIAALERQREISDVIQIERDQLRVEVLSLRDVVKQKYGEVISPELATNGGPRLDDEVSNSFAENVPDSRESMLGNTGDITSHYCPKNKPTQLLSFGSAGKHVRASNVSREARARKQMTHQGRRKHHMRIVSTRLKGSCVSGKSAIAKQAVKQSGDSDHELTPTPKVKSPNEAKLSKKSQAKRKKSISHVGRTSTGKVQKSDQPASILYQKNISSGNSADTIQRPDSNRLTGQKLNEKPVECSSAPTGVSAAEPSFSESLIREYCEDCFAKYQQRVNGNTAENCQRSQEEADDIEEADDINMSDFVFVDSTFPGDTTSPEDLFTKLPRSPATSATVGHSCNFTRFVEELKVMAAPEWVLLKLPEGKVFEEQRVSQILGTDMQATQEVADMDSCEEAHEEMEQ, from the exons ATGGGGACTCAAGGACCCGGCAGAAAGAGGCTGCCCAACCAGGAGAAGATGACCGCAGAGGACGATGCTCTCCAACAGATCGCCCGGGAC GCAGAAGCGCGGTTGGCAGCGAGGCGAACAGCAAGAGCAGAAGCCAGAGAAATTCGGATGAAGGAACTAGAGAAGCAACACAAAGAG AAGTATTATGGTCTGGATTATAAATGGGGTCGCATTGAGCAGTGGATG GAGGACGGCGAGCGCTATTCTCGCCACTCGCGGAGAATCGCTTCG CTGTCAGATGATGAAGAGCGCATGTCTGTAGGGAGTCGAGGCAGTCTGAAGGTGACTACACTCCACCAGTCTATCCCTGGTTCTTCTTCTTCGAGTTCACTTCTGTCTCACATCTTTTCCTTCACTTCTCCTTTCTGGCACACATCCTTGTCTCATCTGCTTTCATCCTTTTATCCCTGCACTTGCTCTTCCTTTCTGCCTTCCCAGCCTTCAGATTACAGCTCATTTCTTGGTTCTGGCTCCCGGGCATCCTCCAGAACTAGTTCAGCTCGTGCCAGCCCTGTG GTGGAGGAGAGACTGGACAGAGACTTCCTGGATAGA GGCTCCAGGACAGCGCTGAACCTTTCTGCAGCCACTCTGTCTTCACTAGGTGGAGCGTCATCTCGCAGAGGAAGCTGTGACACGTCAGTCTCCGTCGAGATGGAGGCGTCAATCAGGGAGATGAAG GACTCTGTAGCAGAGGCAGAGGAAAAGTATCGCAGAGCCATGGTTTCAAACGCTCAGCTGCACAACGACAAGTCGACTTTAATGTATCAGGTGGAAACTCTGCGGGAGGACCTGAGCGACATGGAGGAACTGCTTTGGGAGGCGCGACGGCACGCCGATGAGCGCACAAAG GCATACGAACGTGAGCGTGACTGTCACATTCTCCTTCAGTTCCAGTTTAAAGAGATGAACGAGACTATGAGACGAAGTGAAGAACTTCTGATG GAAGTGTCACAGTTACGAGAACAAACACATGCTTATGCTCAAGAGGTGTCTGACTTGCAGGAGGCTCTGCAGTGGAAGGAAAAGAAGATTGCG GCATTAGAGCGTCAGAGGGAAATCTCTGACGTCATTCAAATCGAGCGCGACCAGCTGAGAGTTGAGGTGCTCAGCCTCCGAGATGTTGTCAAG CAGAAATACGGAGAGGTCATTTCTCCTGAGCTCGCAACCAATGGGGGGCCGAGATTGGACGATGAAGTCAGCAACAGCTTTGCGGAGAACGTTCCTGACAGCAGAGAGAGCATGCTGG GCAACACCGGAGACATCACGTCCCACTATTGCCCAAAAAATAAACCCACACAGTTGCTCAGCTTCGGCTCGGCCGGCAAGCACGTACGAGCTTCGAACGTGAGCCGAGAGGCCCGCGCAAGGAAACAAATGACTCATCAAGGAAGAAGAAAACATCATATGAGAATAGTTTCCACCAGACTAAAAGGAAGTTGTGTTTCTGGGAAAAGCGCAATCGCAAAACAAGCCGTGAAGCAGAGTGGAGACTCTGATCATGAGTTGACACCCACACCTAAAGTCAAGTCACCGAATGAAGCCAAACTGTCCAAAAAAAGTCAAGCAAAACGCAaaaaatccatctctcatgttggCAGGACTTCCACTGGAAAAGTCCAAAAATCAGATCAGCCCGCCTCGATCTTATATCAAAAGAACATCAGCTCTGGAAACTCAGCTGACACAATACAGCGGCCCGATTCGAACCGCCTGACAGGTCAGAAATTGAACGAAAAGCCCGTTGAATGTTCCTCCGCACCCACTGGGGTGAGCGCAGCAGAGCCTTCTTTCTCAGAAAGTCTCATACGTGAATACTGTGAGGACTGTTTTGCAAAATATCAGCAAAGGGTCAATGGAAATACCGCTGAGAATTGTCAAAGATCACAAGAAGAAGCAGACGATATAGAAGAAGCAGACGATATAAACATGTCCGACTTTGTTTTTGTGGATTCCACTTTTCCTGGGGACACCACGTCTCCTGAAGACCTCTTCACAAAGTTGCCAAGATCTCCGGCCACTTCCGCTACCGTCGGCCATAGTTGCAATTTCACGAGGTTTGTTGAGGAACTCAAGGTCATGGCAGCTCCTGAATGGGTGCTGCTCAAACTCCCAGAGGGGAAAGTGTTTGAAGAGCAACGAGTCAGCCAGATACTGGGGACAGATATGCAGGCTACCCAGGAGGTGGCAGACATGGACAGTTGTGAGGAAGCCCATGAGGAGATGGAGCAGTAA